The following are encoded together in the Hoplias malabaricus isolate fHopMal1 chromosome 3, fHopMal1.hap1, whole genome shotgun sequence genome:
- the LOC136692923 gene encoding membrane-spanning 4-domains subfamily A member 6C-like, translated as MSQVGQTGGSLSTPGLVKKLLKEPKILGTAQIMIGITTFLFGVVLAVSVSTISVLSGVVLWAPVIYITSGVLSLATGNKAPPTVVKGSLTVNVISMVVSGLAIVLLLLSSFGQSTASKIDLMCSEHHFRLGPQEIQGPCVISKRLSDSVNGVLLVFSLLEILVSISSSVFIFRAYYGTEIMVRHCLHCLTLLIIELVFLASYDQGFLGGSEEQSELMLNSFFLLHGFLNNPRTNN; from the exons ATGAGCCAGGTGGGACAGACTGGAGGCAGCCTCTCAACCCCAGGCCTTGTCAAGAAACTTCTGAAAGAGCCCAAAATCCTGGGG ACCGCCCAGATCATGATCGGGATCACGACTTTCTTGTTTGGTGTTGTTTTGGCCGTAAGCGTGAGCACAATTTCTGTCCTAAGTGGTGTGGTTTTGTGGGCACCGGTTATT TATATCACCTCTGGTGTTCTGTCTCTGGCTACAGGCAACAAAGCCCCTCCCACTGTG GTGAAAGGCTCTCTCACAGTGAATGTGATTAGCATGGTGGTTTCTGGATTAGCCATAGTCCTGCTGTTGTTGAGCTCATTTGGACAATCAACTGCCTCTAAAATTGATCTCATGTGTTCTGAGCACCATTTCAGATTAGGTCCACAAGAAATACAAGGTCCGTGTGTAATATCCAAG AGGCTGTCTGATAGTGTGAATGGAGTTCTGCTGGTGTTCTCACTGCTGGAGATTCTCGTCTCCATCTCCTCGTCTGTGTTCATCTTCAGAGCTTATTATGGCACTGAAATCATGGTTAGACACTGCCTCCATTGTCTCACACTGTTGATAATAGAGTTAGTGTTCCTGGCATCTTATGATCAGGGGTTTCTTGGTGGGAGTGAAGAGCAGAGTGAGCTGATGCTGaactctttctttctgttgcaTGGTTTTCTCAACAATCCTCGAACCAACAACTAG